Proteins co-encoded in one Methanobacterium veterum genomic window:
- the msrA gene encoding peptide-methionine (S)-S-oxide reductase MsrA, which translates to MENENKYKKAAFAAGCFWGIEETFRTTKGVISTAVGYMGGHTENPTYENVCSGRTGHAETVELTYDPSVITYNELLDIFWKIHDPTTLNRQGPDIGEQYRSVIFYYDSEQEKAARASKEELQQSGMYNQDVVTEIVPADKFKFYMAEDYHQQYLKKRGRSSCRF; encoded by the coding sequence ATGGAAAATGAAAATAAATATAAGAAAGCCGCTTTTGCAGCAGGCTGTTTTTGGGGTATTGAAGAAACCTTTAGGACTACAAAAGGTGTCATATCTACTGCGGTAGGTTACATGGGAGGTCATACAGAAAATCCGACCTATGAAAATGTTTGCTCTGGAAGAACTGGCCATGCGGAAACAGTAGAATTGACCTATGATCCTTCAGTAATCACCTACAATGAATTACTGGATATTTTCTGGAAGATCCATGACCCCACAACGCTTAACAGACAGGGGCCAGATATAGGTGAACAGTACAGATCTGTAATTTTCTACTACGACAGCGAGCAGGAAAAAGCAGCACGTGCTTCAAAGGAAGAACTTCAACAATCTGGTATGTATAATCAAGATGTTGTAACCGAAATTGTACCCGCAGATAAATTCAAATTTTACATGGCTGAAGATTACCACCAGCAGTATTTGAAAAAAAGAGGACGCAGCAGCTGCAGGTTCTAA